Below is a genomic region from Gillisia sp. Hel_I_86.
TGAATTATCTGGAAAAGATGATTGCTAAAAGCATCCGAAAACTATAAAATATGACTCCTATCCAAACCGAATCCGTAGAGAAGATTGCAAGAATCCAATGGTTGGAATTGCAGAAGCAGTTACTATATCTTCAAAAGCATTCCAAATTCTATAAGAAGCTCTTTAAAGAGCATTGTATAGATGTTAGTGAAATCAAGACAGAAGCAGCTCTAAAATTGATTCCGTTAACAACCAAGGAGGACCTTCAGCAATATAATAAAGAATTCCTTTGCGTGCCCGAAGAAGAGATCATAGACCATGTTACCACTTCTGGAACTTTGGGAAGTCCTGTGAATTTTTTATTGAATGAAGCCGATCTGGAAAGATTGGCAATTAATGAAATGCAATCTTTTAAATTGATTGGTGTTTTAAAGGGGGATAAGGTTCAAATCACAACTACCTTGGATAGAAGGTTCATTGCGGGTATGGCTTATTATCTTGGATTAAGAAAGCTAGGTGCTGGAATAATTAGAACCGGTAGCGGAATGCCACATTTACAATGGGATTCCATAGAGCGCTTTAAACCAAATTATTTGGTAGCGGTGCCCTCGTTTTTGTTGAAAATGATAGAGTATGCAGGAGCGAACGCAATAGATTATAAAAATTCCTCTGTAAAAGCTGCTATTTGTATAGGCGAACCTCTTAGAGACCGGAATTTTGAATTGAATGCTTTGGGAAAAAAAATCACAGAACTTTGGGATATCGAATTATTCTCTACCTACGCTTCTACAGAAATGGCTACGGCCTTTACGGAATGTGAACATCACTTAGGAAACCATATTCAGCCCGAATTGGTTTATACAGAAGTTTTGGATGAGGAAGGAAAGCCAGTGAAAATCGATGAAATAGGGGAGTTGGTAGTGTCCACCTTGCAAGTGCAAACTATGCCGCTGTTGCGTTTTGCAACCGGGGATTTGGTAAGCTATACAAACGAAACATGCAAATGTGGAAGAAATACCATGAGATTAAGTCCGGTTTTGGGAAGGAAAAAACAGCATATCAAATATAAAGGTACCAGCTTATATCCGCAGCATATTTTAGATGTGCTTGTAGAATTTAATACCATTTCCAATTTTGTGGTCGTTGTTCAAAAAGATGAAACCGAAATGGATTTACTGACTATTAAAATTTCCAATTCCTTATCCAAATTAGAACAAGAAGGTTTAAAACAACATTTTCAAACACGATTGCAAGTAATTCCTAAAATTGAGATGACAAACGATATAGAAATAAACAATTTAAAGAATCCAATAGGAAGCAGAAAACCTGTGCTTTTTATTGATTTAAGGGGTTAGAAGCTCTAAAAGATTCTTCAAGCTGAAAACCAGTTTTGATTTTAAAAATTTTTGCAAACAATCTCAAAGTGATAAATAGTAATCCCGTAGATTACGCTGATAAACACAAATAAATCTGCGAAAATCTGTGAGATCTGCGGAAAATTTATAATCAATAATTCATTTCACATTTCGCCTCCGTTATCCGTGAAGTAATTTATTATCAAACTGAAAATCAAAAAAGCTGAAAAACCAGTTTTATTTTTCAAAATTGTGTAGAGGTCTACCATTGATGGATTCGTAAAACACATCAATTTGCTATGCTATATACTTTTATCAAAGGTTTTAGGATGGCTAACGATAAACAGGATCATTGGTCACGAATGCACGAATTATTGCTTTTAAAAATCCTGGAAAATTATTCGTGAATTCGTGGCAATATCCAAAGAACCAACAAAACGCCGAACAATGCCAAACTGGCCTGAAAATCTTAAAAACCTGGAAATAAATTTCCTCTAATAGAATTTTATACACGTCAATTTCCTACGCTAGATAATTTTTTTTATCACGGGTCCCAAGCTGACAAAAATCCATCAATAGATATTTTTTCCTTTACTGGTAAGGTGGCGGGGAATCGTAATAATCTCTATATACGTAAAGTATCCTAAAATGATAAACAACATCATTCTGTCCCGACCGTTCGGCAGTTTCAGGATCATATAACACTAAGAATCAATATAGTAAATTGAGATCCTGAAATAATCCCGAAAACTTTCGGGACAGGGTGACGAAACAACTATAGGACATAAAGCAGATTACAACCAATCTATAAATTAAATTGAATCCTATTTGATTTTTATTTTAACTTTTCCTATAATTTTTTCTTTCAAATTCTCCTCTGTCATAGAAGGAATCATCGTCTGGAAAGAGATCATCAGAAGAAATATTTCTCCCTCTTCTTGCATCCTGATTTGAGGTATCCCTCTGTGTGTTGCTATCGGGGTTCCGGTCTCTCAAATTTCTTTCAGTTTCCAATCTTCTGCGTTCCTCTTCCAACTTAAGCCGTTCTTCCCTTAATTTATGGCGCTCCACCTCCAATTTTCGTCGCTCCTCGCTCCATTCAATATCAGTATTTAAATTTTCATTATTATTTTCCATTCGATCTGCTTCTCGATCTGCGCGATATGGGGATTCCTTGTGTGCAATAGGATCGGGAGTGTCTTGCATGACTGCATGTTTTTTACTATGCCTGTTATAGCTATCCATAACAAAAACTTCATACTCTCGATCTACATTATCACCGGTTTTATACCGTTTTGTTTCTGCAAAGGTTTGGTGATTGATACTTTCTGTATGTACATATTTTTGCTCTTCATGTATATGCACCATACCTATTGGCACGATCACATGATTTTCTCCTTCTTTGTTCACAAATTCCCGCACTCCTGAATTTTGGGCATTGCGGTAGGGATCATAGTTAGCATCGAGGATTGTTTTATCTACTTCTACATCCAGATAGACCACTTTCATCAAATTTTTGTTTACCAAGAGATTATCCACTTTTCCAATAACCCTGTTATCACGATCTTTTACGGACCATCCCCGTACATCTGGGTAATGACTGTCTACTTTATAATCTGATAATTCGTTGAGATAGTATAAATGTTTTTTTTGTTCTTTCATGATCATTAATATTTTATGTTTATAAGTATAAATGAAGAAATTTAGCAAAGCTCCCATGTTGATTGAAAGCAATTATAATTTCCATTCAATTTAAAAATTAAACAGGTATAGGAAATCTGTTGCGATTTAGGTAGGGATGTGGGATTTTCAAGAATCTCGAAAAATGCCATTTTTCGTAAGTCATTGCTTGGCAAACTACCAAAAAAAAAATCTTAAGAGTATTCAATTCTTCCCACTCTTGCTTCGGAGTGATGGGAATCCAAGAAAGTTACTTCCTCAAATTCGGTGGTATCATCATCGATGAGATTGCCTTCCTCTTCACTTCCGTAAAAGAATAAAAAGAAAAGTCCTCCAATAATTATTAATATTAAAAGGATCCAAGGCCATACGGGTGCCTTTTTCTTGATTTTTATTTCGGCCATAATTTATTTTTGATTGGTTATTACACCAATAAAATTACTGAGATGGAATTTTAATTTTAATAAATTTTATATAAAGTACTGTTAATATAGACTTAACGTAGGCAATATCGAAGATACCATGAGGTTAACTGGCCAAAAATTAGATTTTGGATCACTACAAATTTTGGATAAGGAAACTTGAAATTCTAAAATCTATTTGAACGATGAATTAGAGTTTATGCTTAATATTGCACATTCTTAAATATGCAATGCCAGATGGGAAAGACGCCAAATAAAATACTTGTTATACTATGCTTTTTTTCAATATATGTTATCTGGGGATCTACCTACCTTTTAAATAAGATTGCGGTAAGCGAGTTGGCTCCATTCATGTTAGCAGCTATCCGGTTTATTACTGCAGGACTCCTAATATTTATCCTTTGTAAGTTTTTAGGAATAAATCTTTCCATTACCAAAAAACAGTTGAAAAATACCATAATTGTAGGCTTTCTGTTTTTAACTTTCGGTAATGGATTTGTGGTGTGGGCGCTCAGGTTTGTAGATAGCGGTTTTGCGGCCTTAGAAATCTCTGCACAACCCTTGATCGTATTGTTCTTATTACGAATCCTACAAGGCAAGAAAATAAAAACCATGTCATTAATTGGTGTTGGTATGGGAATAATCGGGATGTTCCTTTTGGTGAGTCAAAAACAAATTATAAGCGATAAAAATTCCTTGATTGGAATGGGGATGATCTTTCTATGTTTGTTAAGTTGGGCCTACGGAAGCATTTTTGTTGGGAAAGCAGATCTTCCTACCAATTATTTTGTGAATACCGGGTATCAGATGTTTTTTGGCGGGATCATGCTTATGTTGGTTAGTTTTATGGTGGGAGAAAGCTGGTCGCTCCCAACCACTTGGAGTGGGGAAGTGCA
It encodes:
- a CDS encoding EamA family transporter — translated: MGKTPNKILVILCFFSIYVIWGSTYLLNKIAVSELAPFMLAAIRFITAGLLIFILCKFLGINLSITKKQLKNTIIVGFLFLTFGNGFVVWALRFVDSGFAALEISAQPLIVLFLLRILQGKKIKTMSLIGVGMGIIGMFLLVSQKQIISDKNSLIGMGMIFLCLLSWAYGSIFVGKADLPTNYFVNTGYQMFFGGIMLMLVSFMVGESWSLPTTWSGEVQLSMILLILFGSIVAFTSFNYLLKVVSPEKVATSTYVNPIIAMALGWYFLNEQITLQSSIAAVVLLTGVYFINTKKKLILLSRFKGRVRPRNVEIE
- a CDS encoding phenylacetate--CoA ligase family protein, whose translation is MTPIQTESVEKIARIQWLELQKQLLYLQKHSKFYKKLFKEHCIDVSEIKTEAALKLIPLTTKEDLQQYNKEFLCVPEEEIIDHVTTSGTLGSPVNFLLNEADLERLAINEMQSFKLIGVLKGDKVQITTTLDRRFIAGMAYYLGLRKLGAGIIRTGSGMPHLQWDSIERFKPNYLVAVPSFLLKMIEYAGANAIDYKNSSVKAAICIGEPLRDRNFELNALGKKITELWDIELFSTYASTEMATAFTECEHHLGNHIQPELVYTEVLDEEGKPVKIDEIGELVVSTLQVQTMPLLRFATGDLVSYTNETCKCGRNTMRLSPVLGRKKQHIKYKGTSLYPQHILDVLVEFNTISNFVVVVQKDETEMDLLTIKISNSLSKLEQEGLKQHFQTRLQVIPKIEMTNDIEINNLKNPIGSRKPVLFIDLRG